A single region of the Streptomyces caelestis genome encodes:
- a CDS encoding NAD-dependent succinate-semialdehyde dehydrogenase gives MTVVHDVPKQLFIGGGWQDAESGRTLSVDNPATGEELCRVADASPADGRRAVEAAVAAQAAWAATPPRVRSEILRRAYDIIIARTEDLALLMTLEMGKPLAEARAEVAYGAEFFRWFSEEAVRIDGGMMTAPDGKNRLLVTRQPVGPCLLITPWNFPLAMGTRKIGPALAAGCTMVLKPAPQTPLTSLALAAILKEAGLPDGVLNIVVTTDAAGVVEPLLRGGQIRKLSFTGSTQVGRILLAQCADTVIRTSMELGGNAPLIVFDDADLDVAVEGTMVAKMRNMGESCCAANRIYVHTSVAEEFATRLAARMAALKVGDGTEPGTDVGPLIDIAGRAKAHDVVRDAVKRGATILTGGELPEGPGCFYPPTVLTGVSADAAVNDTEVFGPVAALLTFETEDEAITAANATEFGLAAYLFTQNLDRALRVSERLESGMIGLNTGLVSNPAAPFGGVKQSGLGREGGRVGIEEFLEYKYIAVPVGA, from the coding sequence ATGACTGTCGTCCACGATGTTCCCAAGCAGCTTTTCATCGGCGGCGGTTGGCAGGACGCGGAGTCCGGCCGGACCCTGTCCGTCGACAACCCGGCCACCGGTGAGGAGCTGTGCCGGGTCGCCGACGCTTCCCCGGCCGACGGCCGACGTGCCGTCGAGGCGGCGGTCGCCGCGCAGGCGGCCTGGGCCGCCACCCCGCCCCGCGTCCGCAGCGAGATCCTGCGCCGCGCCTACGACATCATCATCGCGCGTACCGAGGACCTCGCGCTGCTGATGACGCTGGAGATGGGCAAGCCCCTGGCAGAGGCGCGTGCCGAGGTCGCCTACGGCGCCGAGTTCTTCCGCTGGTTCTCCGAGGAAGCCGTCCGTATCGACGGCGGCATGATGACCGCCCCGGACGGCAAGAACCGCCTCCTGGTCACCCGCCAACCGGTCGGCCCCTGCCTGCTCATCACCCCGTGGAACTTCCCCCTGGCCATGGGCACCCGCAAGATCGGCCCCGCCCTCGCCGCCGGCTGCACCATGGTCCTCAAACCCGCCCCGCAGACCCCCCTGACCAGCCTCGCCCTCGCCGCGATCCTGAAGGAAGCCGGTCTGCCCGACGGCGTCCTCAACATCGTCGTCACCACCGACGCCGCCGGTGTCGTCGAGCCACTGCTGCGCGGCGGGCAGATCCGCAAGCTCTCCTTCACCGGCTCCACCCAGGTCGGCCGGATCCTGCTGGCCCAGTGCGCCGACACCGTCATCCGCACCTCCATGGAACTGGGCGGCAACGCCCCCCTCATCGTCTTCGACGACGCCGACCTCGACGTCGCCGTCGAAGGCACGATGGTCGCCAAGATGCGCAACATGGGCGAGTCCTGCTGCGCCGCCAACCGCATCTACGTCCACACCTCCGTCGCCGAGGAGTTCGCCACCCGCCTCGCCGCCCGTATGGCCGCCCTGAAGGTCGGCGACGGCACCGAACCCGGCACCGACGTCGGTCCCCTCATCGACATCGCCGGCCGCGCCAAGGCCCACGACGTCGTCCGTGACGCGGTCAAGCGCGGAGCCACGATCCTCACCGGCGGTGAACTCCCCGAAGGGCCCGGCTGCTTCTACCCGCCCACCGTGCTCACGGGCGTCTCCGCCGACGCCGCCGTCAACGACACCGAGGTTTTCGGCCCCGTCGCAGCCCTCCTGACCTTCGAGACCGAGGACGAGGCCATCACCGCCGCCAACGCCACCGAATTCGGCCTGGCCGCCTACCTGTTCACCCAGAACCTGGACCGCGCCCTGCGCGTCAGCGAACGCCTCGAAAGCGGCATGATCGGCCTCAACACCGGACTCGTCTCCAACCCCGCCGCCCCCTTCGGCGGCGTCAAGCAGTCCGGCCTCGGCCGCGAAGGCGGACGCGTCGGCATCGAGGAGTTCCTGGAGTACAAGTACATCGCAGTCCCCGTCGGAGCCTGA
- a CDS encoding ABC transporter substrate-binding protein produces the protein MRTTSRGLIAALTLTPLLAGCFAPGDSGDGTGTGAGSGGRLRVALAVPPAQALSPYSNDATVLSKLSVAEGLTALDRNGAAKPALAKSWKQDDDTTWTFELRKAEFQDGTRLTAQSVVNALDHAGQAKPKPRVLSDVALTAKAEDADTVTLTTKSPDPVLPLRLASPALAILSAKAYGKDGAVSPVGTGTGPFEITRLSGKTKAKLDRFDGYWGGKAKAPGVDVSWIADGTARANALRGGEVNIAEWIPTAQAKLLDKDTRHEVPSVRTDSLILNTGSGLFTDAGLRAAAREAVDGSALVDSVFGGYADPAQGLFGPAVPWAADKRVDVTGRAKADTVAQVKAGTKGRTLRLATYTNRAELPEAATVLQQQLEKAGFTVKQDVREYTQMEGDLLAGKYDALVFSRVTLLDTGDAVDYLASDFTSEGVYNIAGLKDAAVDKAIRAAAAERDTERRREKIMRAEAEILRTDAVVPLVHEQAVQGIATDVKGVILDPRERSLIDVDTRVG, from the coding sequence ATGCGCACCACCTCCCGCGGTCTCATAGCGGCGCTCACTCTCACCCCTCTCCTCGCCGGCTGCTTCGCACCGGGCGACAGCGGCGACGGCACGGGGACCGGAGCGGGATCGGGCGGGCGGCTGCGGGTCGCGCTGGCCGTGCCGCCGGCGCAGGCGCTCTCCCCGTACAGCAACGACGCCACCGTGCTGAGCAAGCTGTCCGTCGCCGAGGGCCTCACCGCCCTCGACCGCAACGGCGCCGCCAAGCCCGCGCTGGCGAAGTCCTGGAAGCAGGACGACGACACCACCTGGACCTTCGAGCTGCGCAAGGCCGAGTTCCAGGACGGCACCCGCCTCACCGCCCAGTCCGTGGTCAACGCCCTCGACCACGCCGGGCAGGCCAAGCCCAAGCCCCGCGTGCTGAGCGACGTGGCCCTCACCGCCAAGGCCGAGGACGCCGACACCGTCACCCTCACCACCAAGTCGCCCGACCCCGTGCTGCCGCTGCGGCTGGCCAGTCCCGCCCTGGCGATCCTGTCGGCGAAGGCGTACGGCAAGGACGGCGCCGTCAGCCCGGTCGGCACCGGGACCGGCCCGTTCGAGATCACCCGGCTCAGCGGCAAGACCAAGGCGAAGCTCGACCGCTTCGACGGCTACTGGGGCGGCAAGGCGAAGGCGCCCGGCGTCGACGTGAGCTGGATCGCGGACGGCACGGCCCGCGCCAACGCGCTGCGCGGCGGCGAGGTGAACATCGCCGAGTGGATCCCCACCGCCCAGGCGAAGCTGCTCGACAAGGACACACGGCACGAGGTGCCCTCCGTCCGCACGGACAGCCTGATCCTCAACACCGGCAGCGGCCTGTTCACCGACGCCGGTCTGCGCGCGGCCGCCCGGGAGGCCGTCGACGGTTCGGCCCTGGTCGACTCCGTCTTCGGCGGGTACGCCGACCCCGCGCAGGGCCTGTTCGGGCCCGCCGTGCCGTGGGCCGCCGACAAGCGGGTGGACGTGACCGGCCGCGCCAAGGCCGACACCGTCGCCCAGGTGAAGGCCGGGACCAAGGGCAGGACGCTGCGGCTGGCCACCTACACCAACCGGGCCGAGCTTCCCGAGGCCGCGACCGTGCTCCAGCAGCAGCTGGAGAAGGCCGGGTTCACCGTGAAGCAGGACGTGCGCGAATACACGCAGATGGAGGGCGACCTCCTCGCCGGGAAGTACGACGCCCTCGTCTTCTCCCGGGTGACGCTCCTCGACACCGGTGACGCGGTCGACTACCTCGCCAGCGACTTCACCAGCGAGGGCGTCTACAACATCGCCGGGCTGAAGGACGCCGCGGTGGACAAGGCCATCCGGGCCGCCGCCGCGGAGCGCGACACCGAGCGCCGCCGGGAGAAGATCATGCGGGCGGAGGCGGAGATCCTGCGCACCGACGCCGTCGTGCCGCTCGTCCACGAGCAGGCGGTGCAGGGCATCGCCACCGACGTCAAGGGCGTGATCCTCGACCCGCGCGAGCGTTCTCTCATCGACGTCGACACGCGCGTCGGGTAA
- a CDS encoding ABC transporter permease subunit, translating into MSVAHAPAARLSLWPAAVGRLLAGAALLGAVALLPWLTGADPARTVLRARSADQNPTAAELAAVREQLGLDEGPLAHLAHWLGSLPRGDAGVSWVSGEPVMPQVGTALSVSLTLMLGALVVTALVAALVCARTVFLGSRRRLRQDRTGASAAVLAALPKFLLASVLATVCGVWWGWFPSSGWEGPQSMVLPSLALGIPSGAMLGGLLDQALPAAFHEPWARTAYAVGLPPGHIARNALRRTLPGMLPQLLPTVVALVGGAVAVEKIFNIPGLGRLALEAAVAQDLPVLQTATLALVLLGVSAGLLIRALRHALLGRTLRDGALPALHRPRLAPPRSLRWITAACSVALLALVTAGLLRDPLQVDTAARLVSPSLEHPLGTDALGRDLLARLGHGALRTAGVAFAVTAVSAVTGLLLGMAPRASAGPTEVVSTLPAVLTGLLIAGVTGPSVWGAACAVCVVGWSPYAAQTAALLEQERASGHIAASVALGAGRLHLLRRHLLPAVLPALLRNALLRLPTTVLVLASLGFLGLGEQPPTPEWGRLLSENQPYAELAPWTVLGPAAALVALSVLAVTGSVLGRGKGE; encoded by the coding sequence ATGAGCGTCGCCCACGCCCCCGCCGCCCGCCTGTCCCTCTGGCCGGCGGCGGTCGGCCGTCTGCTCGCCGGTGCCGCGCTGCTCGGTGCGGTGGCGCTGCTGCCGTGGCTGACCGGCGCGGACCCGGCCCGCACGGTGCTGCGGGCCCGCTCCGCCGACCAGAACCCGACCGCCGCGGAACTGGCCGCCGTGCGGGAGCAGTTGGGGCTGGACGAGGGGCCGCTCGCACATCTCGCGCACTGGCTGGGCAGTCTGCCGCGCGGGGACGCGGGCGTCTCGTGGGTCTCCGGCGAGCCGGTCATGCCGCAGGTGGGGACGGCCCTGTCGGTCTCGCTGACGCTGATGCTGGGCGCGCTCGTGGTGACCGCCCTGGTGGCCGCGCTGGTGTGTGCCCGCACCGTCTTCCTCGGCTCCCGGCGCCGGCTGCGGCAGGACCGGACGGGCGCCAGCGCCGCCGTGCTGGCCGCGCTGCCGAAGTTCCTGCTCGCCTCGGTGCTGGCCACCGTGTGCGGGGTCTGGTGGGGGTGGTTCCCGTCCAGCGGCTGGGAGGGGCCGCAGTCGATGGTGCTGCCCTCGCTCGCCCTCGGCATCCCGTCGGGCGCCATGCTCGGCGGGCTGCTCGACCAGGCGCTGCCCGCCGCCTTCCACGAACCGTGGGCGCGCACGGCGTACGCCGTCGGGCTCCCGCCCGGCCACATCGCCCGCAACGCGCTGCGCCGCACCCTGCCCGGCATGCTGCCGCAGCTGCTGCCAACCGTCGTGGCTCTGGTCGGCGGTGCGGTCGCGGTGGAGAAGATCTTCAACATCCCGGGGCTCGGCCGGCTCGCCCTGGAGGCCGCCGTCGCGCAGGACCTCCCGGTGCTCCAGACCGCGACCCTGGCGCTGGTCCTGCTCGGCGTGAGCGCCGGCCTCCTGATCCGGGCCCTGCGCCACGCGCTCCTCGGCCGCACCCTGCGCGACGGCGCCCTGCCGGCCCTGCACCGGCCCCGGCTCGCCCCGCCGCGCTCCCTGCGCTGGATCACCGCCGCCTGTTCCGTGGCCCTGCTCGCCCTCGTCACGGCGGGCCTCCTGCGCGACCCCTTGCAGGTCGACACGGCGGCGCGGCTGGTGTCCCCGTCCCTCGAACATCCTCTCGGCACGGACGCGCTGGGCCGGGATCTGCTGGCCCGGCTGGGCCACGGGGCGCTGCGTACGGCCGGTGTCGCCTTCGCCGTGACGGCGGTCAGCGCGGTCACCGGGCTCCTGTTGGGCATGGCGCCGCGGGCGAGCGCCGGTCCGACGGAGGTCGTGTCGACTCTGCCCGCTGTCCTCACCGGCCTGCTGATCGCGGGTGTGACCGGGCCGTCGGTGTGGGGCGCGGCGTGCGCGGTCTGCGTGGTCGGCTGGAGTCCGTACGCCGCCCAGACCGCCGCGCTGCTCGAACAGGAACGCGCGAGCGGTCACATCGCCGCGTCCGTCGCGCTCGGCGCGGGACGGCTGCACCTGCTGCGCCGCCACCTGCTCCCCGCGGTCCTGCCGGCCCTCCTCCGCAACGCCCTGCTGCGGCTGCCGACCACCGTCCTGGTCCTGGCCTCGCTCGGCTTCCTCGGCCTCGGCGAACAGCCGCCCACTCCCGAGTGGGGCCGGCTCCTGTCGGAGAACCAGCCGTACGCGGAACTCGCCCCCTGGACGGTGCTCGGCCCGGCCGCCGCACTGGTGGCGCTCTCCGTGCTGGCGGTGACGGGCAGCGTACTGGGACGAGGGAAAGGCGAGTAG
- a CDS encoding oxygenase MpaB family protein codes for MVGADPGLFGPGSVTWQLHGDPMMWIAGIRALYLQALHPRAVRGVTQNSDFRRDAWGRLMRTANFVGTTTYGTTEAAERAGARVRKIHGMLTATDPDTGERYGVDEPGLLLWVHCAEIDSYLDVLRRSGFRLTDAEADRYIAEHRESARLVGLDPGTVPADRARLAAYFEQVRPELAAGPEAREVDDFLLRPPTHPLLVPLREVLWRRVAQLAYASLPPYAHELYGRPAPAPATATRQLRLTGLLLRRVPARVRWQLPPKHILRAMARLGPDARPAPCKLGRQPAILGGPGEGRANSYRGERRARWGRPG; via the coding sequence ATGGTCGGCGCGGACCCCGGGCTGTTCGGCCCCGGTTCGGTGACCTGGCAGCTGCATGGTGATCCCATGATGTGGATCGCCGGCATCCGGGCGCTCTACCTCCAGGCCCTGCACCCCCGCGCGGTACGCGGCGTCACGCAGAACTCGGACTTCCGGCGTGACGCCTGGGGCCGCCTGATGCGCACCGCGAACTTCGTCGGCACGACGACGTACGGCACCACCGAGGCCGCCGAGCGGGCGGGCGCCCGCGTCCGGAAGATCCACGGCATGCTGACGGCGACCGACCCGGACACCGGCGAGCGCTACGGCGTCGACGAGCCCGGTCTGCTCCTCTGGGTGCACTGCGCCGAGATCGACTCCTATCTGGACGTCCTGCGCAGGTCCGGGTTCCGGCTCACCGACGCCGAGGCCGACCGCTACATCGCCGAACACCGGGAGAGCGCACGCCTGGTGGGCCTCGACCCCGGCACCGTACCCGCCGACAGGGCCCGACTGGCGGCGTACTTCGAGCAGGTGCGCCCCGAACTGGCCGCCGGCCCCGAGGCGCGCGAGGTGGACGACTTCCTGCTCCGCCCGCCGACGCACCCCCTCCTCGTACCGTTGCGCGAAGTGCTGTGGCGGCGCGTGGCACAACTGGCGTACGCCTCCCTGCCTCCGTACGCCCACGAGTTGTACGGCAGACCGGCCCCCGCACCCGCCACCGCCACCCGGCAACTGCGACTCACCGGTCTCCTGCTGCGCCGTGTTCCCGCACGTGTGCGGTGGCAACTCCCGCCCAAACACATCCTGCGCGCCATGGCGAGGCTCGGCCCGGACGCGCGTCCGGCGCCGTGCAAACTCGGACGACAGCCCGCCATACTGGGTGGGCCAGGGGAGGGGCGGGCGAACAGCTACCGGGGGGAGCGTCGCGCGAGATGGGGGAGACCAGGCTGA
- a CDS encoding serine/threonine-protein kinase translates to MGETRLIHGRYRLLDRIGRGGMGEVWRARDESLGRHVAVKCLKPLGANHDHAFTRVLRERFRREARVAAALQHRGITVVHDFGESDGVLYLVMELLDGRNLSQLLEDNKQHPLPVADVLEIAEQVAAALAYCHEQGIVHRDLKPANIVRIGDGTVKICDFGIARLGHDIGFTSRLTGTGIAMGTPHYMSPEQIGGTEVDQRSDLYSFGCVLYEIATGVPPFDLDDAWAILVGHRDTPPRPPREHRPELPAYLERVILDLLAKEPDERPGDARELARRISAHRAAPAYVPTVVAARPAPDAMARVGRLPSWTHGMTTGHKAAGAGLRTTPPDPAAGLSGEWIARPATGPVGEPAPEQRPAPPPEALTALAGRHNAGLSLGRLGRWAEAGEVHRAVAAEREHLLGPDHPDTLASRYEVAFTLSRTGRAADALREYKHVTEARIRTLGPDHPDTLAARQEMAYVLGQLGRAFDAHRVYTAVLAARERTMGPDHPDTLRCRHNLAFNLSRLGRLEDSYRMAREVAAARARVLGPDHPDTLVTRYEVAYALGQLGRWAEALERYREVAEARGRALGPDHPDTLAARHEIGISLGRLGRSAEALDLYRDLAADRTRVQGPTHPETLRARHGRCVNLGRLGRWEEALAESRDVSAVRERVLGPDHPDTLVSRREVAVGLGWLGRWADALTEYRRVAAARDRVLGPDHPDTLASRNDEAHCLQQLGRSEEAVALYRRVAALRGQRASAGG, encoded by the coding sequence ATGGGGGAGACCAGGCTGATCCACGGCCGGTACCGGCTGCTCGACCGGATCGGGCGCGGCGGCATGGGTGAGGTGTGGCGGGCACGGGACGAGTCACTGGGCCGGCACGTCGCCGTCAAGTGCCTCAAACCGCTGGGCGCGAACCACGACCACGCGTTCACCCGCGTGCTGCGGGAACGGTTCCGCCGTGAGGCCCGGGTGGCCGCCGCGCTCCAGCACCGCGGCATCACCGTCGTGCACGACTTCGGCGAGTCCGACGGTGTCCTCTACCTCGTCATGGAACTGCTGGACGGCCGCAACCTCAGCCAGCTCCTGGAGGACAACAAGCAGCACCCGCTGCCGGTCGCGGACGTCCTGGAGATCGCCGAGCAGGTCGCCGCCGCGCTCGCCTACTGCCACGAACAGGGCATCGTGCACCGCGATCTGAAGCCCGCCAACATCGTGCGGATCGGCGACGGCACGGTGAAGATCTGCGACTTCGGCATCGCCCGGCTCGGCCACGACATCGGCTTCACCTCCCGGCTGACCGGCACCGGCATCGCCATGGGTACGCCGCACTACATGTCCCCGGAGCAGATCGGCGGCACCGAGGTCGACCAGCGCAGCGACCTCTACTCGTTCGGCTGCGTCCTGTACGAGATCGCCACCGGCGTACCGCCGTTCGACCTCGACGACGCCTGGGCGATCCTCGTCGGCCACCGCGACACACCGCCCCGACCGCCGCGCGAGCACCGCCCCGAACTGCCCGCGTACCTCGAGCGGGTCATCCTGGACCTGCTCGCCAAGGAACCCGACGAACGACCCGGCGACGCACGGGAGCTGGCCCGCCGGATCAGCGCGCACCGGGCCGCGCCCGCGTACGTGCCGACCGTCGTGGCGGCCCGGCCCGCTCCCGACGCGATGGCGCGGGTCGGCCGGCTGCCGTCCTGGACCCACGGCATGACCACCGGCCACAAGGCGGCGGGCGCCGGACTGCGCACCACACCGCCGGACCCGGCGGCCGGCCTGTCCGGCGAGTGGATCGCGCGGCCCGCCACCGGCCCCGTCGGGGAACCCGCCCCCGAACAGCGGCCCGCCCCGCCCCCGGAGGCCCTGACCGCCCTGGCCGGCCGGCACAACGCGGGCCTGAGCCTCGGCCGGCTCGGCCGCTGGGCGGAGGCGGGGGAGGTGCACCGGGCGGTCGCCGCCGAACGCGAGCACCTCCTCGGCCCCGACCACCCGGACACCCTCGCCAGCCGCTACGAGGTCGCCTTCACCCTCAGCCGCACCGGCCGCGCCGCGGACGCCCTGCGCGAGTACAAGCACGTCACCGAGGCCAGGATCCGCACGCTCGGCCCCGACCACCCCGACACGCTCGCGGCCCGCCAGGAGATGGCCTACGTGCTCGGCCAGCTCGGCCGCGCCTTCGATGCCCACCGGGTGTACACAGCGGTGCTCGCCGCCCGGGAGCGCACCATGGGGCCCGACCACCCGGACACCCTGCGCTGCCGGCACAACCTCGCCTTCAACCTCAGCCGCCTGGGCCGCCTGGAGGACTCCTACCGCATGGCCCGCGAGGTGGCCGCCGCCCGCGCCCGTGTGCTCGGCCCCGACCACCCCGACACCCTGGTCACCCGCTACGAGGTCGCCTACGCGCTCGGCCAGCTGGGCCGCTGGGCAGAAGCCCTGGAGAGGTACCGCGAGGTCGCCGAGGCCCGCGGCCGCGCCCTCGGCCCCGACCACCCCGACACGCTCGCCGCCCGGCATGAGATCGGCATCAGCCTGGGCCGCCTGGGCCGCAGCGCGGAGGCCCTGGACCTCTACCGCGACCTGGCCGCGGATCGCACCCGCGTCCAGGGCCCCACGCACCCCGAGACCCTGCGCGCCCGCCACGGCCGCTGCGTCAACCTCGGCCGGCTCGGCCGCTGGGAGGAGGCCCTCGCCGAGTCCCGTGACGTGAGCGCCGTCCGCGAGCGGGTCCTCGGCCCCGACCACCCGGACACCCTGGTCAGCCGCCGCGAGGTCGCCGTGGGCCTCGGCTGGCTGGGCCGCTGGGCCGACGCGCTCACCGAGTACCGCCGGGTGGCCGCCGCCCGCGACCGCGTCCTCGGCCCGGACCACCCCGACACCCTCGCCAGCCGCAACGACGAAGCGCATTGCCTCCAGCAGTTGGGCCGGAGCGAGGAGGCCGTGGCCCTGTACCGGAGGGTGGCGGCCCTGCGCGGGCAGCGCGCGTCGGCTGGAGGGTGA
- a CDS encoding D-2-hydroxyacid dehydrogenase: MPDRLVVLYRGNRPPAAALIERLADTVYATEEELPYLLPGADALLAWVTITPAIRDAWPDNPEKAPRWVHAASAGVDSFLFPALVDDPGVVLTNARGVYDQPTAEYVLGLILALAKDFPGTWEHQRRREWRPRPSDGITGRTVLVWGTGPIGRAIARLLRAVGMRVCGAGRKARTDDPDFGTVHGPTTLRSALTEADYVVLAAPLTQDTRGMVDAPVLAAMKPGARLINVGRGGLVDEEALIDHLAAGRLAGAALDVFAQEPLPAESPLWDIPGVMISPHTAGETTSEREALVEVFLDNLVRHVEGRPLRNVVDKRRGYVIDETHPA; the protein is encoded by the coding sequence ATGCCCGACCGACTCGTCGTCCTCTACCGGGGCAACCGGCCACCCGCCGCCGCGCTCATCGAACGCCTCGCGGACACCGTCTACGCCACCGAGGAGGAACTGCCCTACCTCCTCCCCGGTGCCGACGCCCTCCTGGCCTGGGTCACCATCACCCCGGCCATCCGCGACGCCTGGCCCGACAACCCGGAGAAGGCACCCCGCTGGGTGCACGCGGCCTCCGCGGGCGTGGACTCCTTCCTGTTCCCCGCCCTGGTGGACGATCCGGGTGTCGTTCTCACCAACGCCCGCGGCGTCTACGACCAGCCGACCGCCGAGTACGTCCTCGGCCTGATCCTCGCCCTCGCCAAGGACTTCCCCGGCACCTGGGAGCACCAGCGGCGTCGCGAGTGGCGCCCGCGGCCCAGTGACGGCATCACCGGACGCACGGTGCTGGTCTGGGGCACGGGGCCCATCGGCCGGGCCATCGCCCGGCTGCTGCGTGCCGTCGGGATGCGGGTCTGCGGCGCGGGCCGCAAGGCCCGCACGGACGATCCCGACTTCGGCACGGTCCACGGTCCGACGACCCTGCGCTCCGCCCTGACGGAAGCGGACTACGTCGTCCTGGCCGCACCCCTCACCCAGGACACCCGGGGCATGGTCGACGCCCCCGTGCTCGCCGCCATGAAGCCGGGGGCCCGGCTGATCAACGTCGGCCGGGGCGGACTCGTCGATGAGGAGGCGCTCATCGACCACCTCGCCGCCGGACGGCTCGCCGGCGCCGCCCTGGACGTCTTCGCCCAGGAACCGCTGCCTGCCGAATCGCCCCTGTGGGACATACCCGGCGTGATGATCTCCCCGCACACGGCGGGTGAGACCACCAGCGAGCGGGAGGCACTCGTCGAGGTGTTCCTCGACAACCTCGTCCGGCACGTCGAGGGCCGCCCCCTGCGCAACGTCGTCGATAAGCGACGCGGATACGTGATCGACGAGACGCACCCCGCCTGA
- a CDS encoding NAD(P)/FAD-dependent oxidoreductase → MKTIPYWIETAGAFPDRSGKPLTEDTDLVVVGAGLTGLSTALHAARKGARVTLVEKGQIGSGASARNGGMANLGFTIGVSQAIRRYGLERAREIYNSYGEAVDTVERLVNEESIDCQFSRVGRLGVASRPAHFESKKAQQRDLAKHFGHETTLVSKSELRSEIGSDAYHGGLLDPLSAALHVGRFVRGMAEACERTGVEIHERNAAIGVRRTAAGRYEVSTERGVIRAGQVMMATDAYTDKNFPWLRRQQVCLGSFIIVTEPLGEQLARDIIPKARLIVDSNQVCHYFRLTPDNRLLFGGRARFAPSDPTSDKKSGQVLFREMCEIFPQLARTKVEYVWGGSVGFAMDRIVHAGQTDDGVYYSMGYAGHGVQMATHMGQVMAEVMDGHPEVSPVRDLAPPRIPLYNGTAWFLPFAGAYYKTLDRIR, encoded by the coding sequence ATGAAGACGATCCCGTACTGGATAGAAACCGCCGGGGCGTTCCCCGACCGGTCCGGCAAGCCACTGACCGAGGACACCGACCTGGTGGTCGTCGGCGCCGGCCTGACGGGTCTGTCCACCGCCCTGCACGCCGCCCGCAAGGGCGCCCGTGTCACCCTCGTCGAGAAGGGCCAGATCGGTTCCGGGGCCTCGGCGCGCAACGGCGGCATGGCGAACCTGGGCTTCACCATCGGCGTGAGCCAGGCCATCCGCCGGTACGGACTGGAGCGGGCCCGCGAGATCTACAACTCCTACGGCGAGGCCGTGGACACCGTCGAGCGGCTCGTGAACGAGGAGTCCATCGACTGCCAGTTCAGCCGCGTCGGACGCCTGGGCGTGGCCTCCCGCCCCGCGCACTTCGAGAGCAAGAAGGCCCAGCAGCGCGACCTGGCCAAGCACTTCGGCCACGAGACCACACTGGTCAGCAAGTCCGAGCTGCGTTCCGAGATCGGCTCCGACGCCTACCACGGCGGCCTGCTCGACCCGCTCAGCGCCGCACTGCACGTGGGCCGCTTCGTGCGTGGCATGGCCGAGGCGTGCGAGCGCACCGGTGTCGAGATCCACGAGCGCAACGCGGCCATCGGCGTGCGGCGTACCGCCGCCGGCCGTTACGAGGTCAGCACCGAGCGCGGTGTGATCCGCGCCGGGCAGGTCATGATGGCCACCGACGCCTACACCGACAAGAACTTCCCGTGGCTGCGCCGCCAGCAGGTCTGCCTGGGCAGCTTCATCATCGTGACCGAGCCGCTCGGCGAGCAGCTCGCCCGGGACATCATCCCGAAGGCCCGCCTCATCGTCGACTCCAACCAGGTCTGCCACTACTTCCGGCTCACCCCGGACAACCGTCTGCTGTTCGGCGGCCGCGCCCGCTTCGCACCGTCCGACCCCACCTCGGACAAGAAGAGCGGACAGGTGCTGTTCCGGGAGATGTGCGAGATCTTCCCCCAACTCGCCCGGACGAAGGTCGAGTACGTGTGGGGCGGCTCCGTCGGCTTCGCGATGGACCGCATCGTGCACGCCGGGCAGACCGACGACGGCGTGTACTACTCCATGGGATACGCGGGCCACGGCGTGCAGATGGCCACGCACATGGGGCAGGTCATGGCCGAGGTGATGGACGGCCACCCCGAGGTCAGCCCGGTTCGCGACCTGGCCCCGCCCCGCATCCCCCTCTACAACGGCACCGCCTGGTTCCTGCCCTTCGCGGGCGCCTACTACAAGACGCTGGACCGCATCCGCTGA